CTCTAGAGTTTTTTCAAGATGTATTCCGGAAAAGGTAAGTCAACTTTGGTGACATAGGTAGTCAAATCAATTCTCTTAAGCATTTTCATATATCACAACTCGGGATGTTACAGTTATATATATGGATCAAGAGTTTACAAGCTAATCGTAAGATCATCTTATACTTCTTTGCTAGTGACTGAAAAATTGGACAAAAAGAGAAGCATAGCATTGTCATTTAGCAAAAGTTAATATGAACACACGCTAATGTACAGTCTAACCTTCTATGACTCTGATCCCAACCTTACCAAGATTTATAAATTACGTTTCTTTCATTTCCAACATTTTCCAAAAGTAGTCTCTTTTTTTTGGAAGACTTTCCAAACATAGTCTAAATGTGTATTTTGTTGTGTGGTATATAGAAAAACTACTTTCTTTTATCCGATCAAAATTCTCCCTCTAACCAGTTGGGTGGGACTAGAAACCATGACCTCGTCAAATTTTATTATAATAAAATGGAAATGCCATAAAGTACGAATCAAGATCCATAAATACGAAAACCAAAATCAGAATGAGGAAGAAAAAGATATCGTGATGTAAGTCTATTATTTCTTGCATTATAGGTGTATCTGCTTCTTGAGATCCTAATTGCCATGTTATTGTTAATATATATTTTATTGTTTATTATCTTTGCAAGTTGCAATTTTAAACAACGAACTTATACTGAACTACAAGTTTACAATATATGCCAAAATATTACTGAAAACACACTTGCATCTAATTCGTTATGGACGAATACCATGCGTCACATACAGTCTACTGTCTACATACATACTTGATACCTGCTTGAATAGATGGGCCAAATATTCAGGTTTAAGCACATAACGTAATCTAATCACCTCTGCTTATAAGTGAATGTACTATATTGTAATTTTAGTGTAATATATAACACGAAATGCATATTCTTCTGTCATTGATGAATATCTCCGATATTCTTCCTGGTAGCCATTCAGCAAGTGCTGCTAGTTGAGCGATTAGCTATATATGTATATATGTAAGTGCTATGTTTCTTAATAACCAGTTGACAATGTTGATATATATATATATATATATATCTTTCTTACCAGATTAGAACCCTTATTGTTAATTTTATAAAGTTATAACATTATATCATATGTGTGAATATATTTGTACATACATGTATGAACTGTAGTTGTTGGAATCTAGATATACCATATTGGCGTGTGGAATACCCGGCCTCTCAAGTATTCGATGGATATGGAGTGCACGTGGTTATATATGTTGATGGATAAATCATCTCATAAACTAGTTTTGTGTGAAAAGCAAAAAAAAAATATTCTGCAACTATTACAATATTGGGTTGATAACAAATTAACAAAACATTAGCGCAAAAATATATTACAATATTACTAGCAATACTTTCATTTAATAGTATTACAGTTGATTTAATATTAAATTTATGTGCAATTAAATAAATATATACAATGGGCAAATTATTAGTTCCTCTCATTTGTAAAGCCAAACTTCATGGGGCCAATATGAAACCTCCTTATAACGTTCATGAAACCCTAGTTCATGTTTCAATATCTCCCTCTGTTTAATCCCAAATCCTTCAAAATGCTCTGGATTATGGATCCATATCTCTTTTTCTTTGGTGTCCGCTTAATCCTTCTGTTGAATTTCTTAAGCTTTTTCTCATAAGGTTTTAGACTCTTACCCTTTTTGTGAGCTTCTCCGAGCTCATCCAACACCGTCTCAGATTTGGTTAACTCATTCACCTGGGTTTCCAAGCTCTTAAGGTTGGCTTTCTTTTCTTTCAAGTCTTCTGCGATCAAGTCCTTGGCTTCATCCAGGTCCTTTTCAATTACTTTCTCCTCTTTATCTCTTTCTTTGTCTTTGTCTTGGTCTTTGTCGTTTTCAAGAACTTTTTCGTCTTTATCTCTTTCCTTGTCT
This sequence is a window from Brassica oleracea var. oleracea cultivar TO1000 chromosome C1, BOL, whole genome shotgun sequence. Protein-coding genes within it:
- the LOC106300998 gene encoding splicing regulatory glutamine/lysine-rich protein 1-like, yielding MAKISIVLLVVALIVFLHVSEAQRSTDKDEQKDKEEKVTENDKDKERNKDENVLENDKDKVKDKDKERDKDEKVLENDKDQDKDKERDKEEKVIEKDLDEAKDLIAEDLKEKKANLKSLETQVNELTKSETVLDELGEAHKKGKSLKPYEKKLKKFNRRIKRTPKKKRYGSIIQSILKDLGLNRGRY